The following coding sequences are from one Nicotiana tomentosiformis chromosome 3, ASM39032v3, whole genome shotgun sequence window:
- the NTOCENP-C gene encoding uncharacterized protein LOC104095863, which yields MANEALTSDPVDPLRGLVGLSLFPKTIRVCTDVSVDPKDLESVHNFMKSLETKMPAKLFEEARAIVDNAAELLNTKCMGIDGDLAMKGKEKPKERRPGLGRRKPRFSFKPSTCKPPVILGSTLESLDMDQLEDPVEFFAAAERWEEAEKEMKRLKGISINEDVNDPPANARRRRPGILNKSVRYKHRFSSIESENDDAFISSQETLGSDIRAGQNSQLPEEPPGLNVELQEADSPGSVEKTENNGILNELLSSNGGDLNGGMALSKLQEWLQIKPIELGPLCFPEFPMTGKVDGKAFGERIRKPRKFSLEIRDLVKSATEGTTSTRRQHEESPTNNLASPTPPKSPHASLSLLRQKISQSNPLRDPFSPLNIDLDNSDSQSDHPPGWSMKMNPQCISNSAGPTESHGETENIAGSDNANIMLPLSGSNFSHEQLMINDSGKDNVKTGPNGSQSGEELENGYDIDINTDINLTMRIMDSHYESDVLDKVKDVSVVNDVLKDQQGLETESYISCQKMQDGEVLAETLSSPQAQGEADDTHNCSVETVAVDFGSSEIDGQVDDMPPQRAHSAEQDHHFEDSVKGVTSDQLSSVAVEVHSTEVRSKLPDMSPQHHAKAKDKQPKAKRPAGGRRESKALRSRPSLADAGTSFQDGVRRSKRMKTRPLEYWKGERLLFGRVNDSLKLVGVKYISPGKGSVKVESFISDDYKDLVELAARY from the exons ATGGCGAACGAAGCACTCACGTCCGACCCGGTGGATCCTCTCCGCGGCCTCGTCGGACTCTCTCTATTCCCCAAAACAATTAGGGTTTGCACAGATGTATCAGTAGACCCTAAAGACCTCGAGTCAGTTCATAATTTCATGAAATCCCTG GAAACGAAGATGCCTGCGAAGCTCTTTGAGGAGGCCAGGGCCATTGTTGATAATGCTGCGGAACTTTTGAACACAAAATGTATGGGCATTGATGGGGATCTTGCCATGAAGGGCAAGGAGAAGCCCAAAGAGAGAAGACCAGGCCTTGGTCGCAGAAAGCCTCGGTTTTCTTTCAAGCCAAGTACATG TAAACCTCCTGTCATCTTGGGTTCTACATTAGAGTCTTTAGACATGGATCAACTGGAAGATCCAGTGGAATTTTTTGCAGCTGCTGAAAGGTGGGAAG AAGCTGAAAAGGAAATGAAGAGACTGAAAGGCATCAGTATCAATGAAGATGTGAATGATCCACCCGCCAATGCACGCCGTCGTCGGCCAGGCATCTTGAA CAAATCGGTGAGGTATAAGCACCGCTTCTCATCCATCGAGTCTGAGAATGATGATGCATTTATATCATCTCAAGAGACATTGGGGAGTGATATTCGGGCTGGCCAGAATTCTCAGTTGCCAGAAGAGCCCCCTGGCCTCAATGTTGAACTACAAGAAGCAGATTCTCCAG GGTCAGTAGAGAAAACAGAAAACAATGGTATTTTGAATGAATTACTGTCTAGTAATGGTGGAGATCTAAATGGGGGGATGGCATTATCCAAATTGCAAGAGTGGTTGCAGATCAAGCCAATTGAACTAGGCCCCTTATGTTTTCCTGAGTTCCCTATGACTGGGAAAGTAGATGGTAAGGCTTTTGGAGAGAGGATTCGGAAGCCTAGGAAGTTTTCACTGGAGATACGGGATCTTGTTAAAAGTGCAACTGAGGGAACAACTTCCACTCGCAGACAACATGAAGAAAGTCCCACCAATAATTTAGCATCACCCACTCCACCAAAAAGTCCACATGCTTCATTGTCTTTGTTAAGACAGAAAATTTCTCAGTCAAATCCACTGAGAGATCCTTTTTCGCCTCTCAACATTGATCTGGATAACAGTGATTCACAATCAGACCATCCACCAGGTTGGTCTATGAAGATGAACCCGCAATGTATAAGTAATAGTGCTGGACCTACTGAATCTCATGGTGAGACAGAAAACATTGCTGGTTCTGACAATGCGAATATTATGCTTCCTTTAAGTGGTTCAAACTTTTCACATGAGCAGTTGATGATAAACGATTCAGGCAAAGATAATGTAAAAACTGGGCCAAATGGATCTCAATCTGGAGAGGAGCTAGAAAATGGTTATGATATTGATATCAATACTGACATCAACTTGACTATGAGAATTATGGATTCCCACTATGAGTCTGATGTGCTTGATAAAGTGAAAGATGTTTCAGTTGTAAACGATGTTTTGAAGGATCAACAGGGTCTTGAGACTGAATCTTACATTAGCTGTCAAAAGATGCAGGACGGAGAAGTGCTTGCAGAAACACTATCTTCTCCTCAAGCACAAGGAGAAGCTGATGATACACACAATTGTTCCGTTGAAACAGTTGCTGTGGATTTTGGATCATCTGAAATTGATGGGCAG GTTGACGATATGCCACCGCAAAGAGCACATTCTGCAGAACAAGATCACCACTTTGAGGATTCTGTCAAAGGTGTAACTAGTG ATCAATTGAGCTCAGTTGCAGTTGAAGTCCATTCTACAGAAGTCAGATCTAAATTGCCAGATATGAGCCCTCAGCATCATGCCAAG GCAAAAGATAAACAACCGAAAGCAAAACGACCTGCTGGTGGAAGGCGTGAAAGTAAAGCTCTTCGTTCTAGGCCAAGTCTAGCAG ATGCTGGCACGTCATTTCAAGATGGGGTTAGACGAAGCAAACGAATGAAGACAAGGCCTTTGGAATATTGGAAAGGCGAAAGGTTATTATTTGGACGGGTTAATGATA GTCTGAAGCTAGTTGGGGTGAAATACATATCTCCAGGAAAGGGATCGGTAAAGGTGGAGTCTTTCATCTCTGATGATTACAAAGATCTGGTTGAATTAGCAGCTCGCTATTAA
- the LOC138908612 gene encoding uncharacterized protein, whose translation MQRLGAAREVLGVSKSYSSGHKGDWWWNGEVQGKVETEKAAYLKLVESVYEEEKRASREHYKLAKKESKLAVTTAKTASFSHLYEELEGRAGDKRLFRLAKARERKACDLDQVKCIKDEEGRVLLDEGLIRRRWQTYFHSLLNEEGDMSIVLGCSTTEAIHLVRRLMEQYMERKKGLHMVFIDLEKVYDKVLVEVLWRYLEARDSKDPNVDGGWGLGPFSDYDGVASGVDTQPFFVCSGDGRTDAPHLKRVSWCILFADDIVLIDEMRDGVNAQLEVWRQTLESKGFKLSRNKTEYLECKFSG comes from the exons ATGCAAAGATTG GGAGCCGCGAGAGAGGTATTAGGAGTCTCAAAGAGTTACTCTAGTGGTCAcaagggagactggtggtggaatggagaggtgcaaGGAAAAGTAGAAACCGAGAAAGCAGCGTATCTAAAGCTAGTGGAAAGTGTATACGAGGAGGAGAAGAGAGCGAGTAgggagcattataagttggctaagaaagagtCAAAGCTAGCAGTTACGACGGCCAAAACTGCATCTTTTAGTCatttgtatgaggaactcgagggTCGAGCTGGagataagaggttgttcaggttagccaaggcgcGAGAAAGGAAGGCGTGTGACTTAGACCAAGtaaagtgcatcaaggacgaagaagggAGAGTTCTGttggatgaggggcttatccgtcggagatggcagacctacttccatagtctcttgaacgaggagggggacatgagcattgtactgg GgtgttcgactacagaagccatccaccttgttaggagattgatggagcagtatatgGAGAGAAAGAAGggcttgcatatggtgttcatcgacttagaaaaggtgTACGATAAAGTTTTGgtggaggttttgtggagatattTGGAAGCTAGAGAT AGTAAAGACCCGAATGTggacggtgggtggggactcggaccattttccgattatgatggggttgcatcaggggtcgatactcagcccttttttgtttgctctggtgatggacgtactgacgcgccacatctAAAGAGAGTGTCGTGGTGCatattatttgcagatgatattgtattgattgacgagatgcgAGACGGTGTGAatgcgcaattagaggtatggagacaaaccttggaatctaaaggtttcaagttgagcaggaacaagacagaatacttggagtgtaagttcagtggttaG